Proteins encoded by one window of Serratia nevei:
- the lolE gene encoding lipoprotein-releasing ABC transporter permease subunit LolE — MAGASLSFLTALRFSRGRKRGGMVSLISVISTIGIALGVAVLIVGLSAMNGFERELKNRILAVVPHGELEPVNQPFSGWPSILQRVEKVQGIVAAAPYINFTGLMENGAQLRAVEVKGVDPQQESRLSALPQYVQGDAWANFKPGEQQVILGKGVADALGVKQGAYVTVMIPNSDPEMKLLQPKRIRLHVTGILQLSGQLDHSLALVPLADAQQYLDMGDSVTGIALKMNDVFAANKLVRDAGEVTNSYIYIKSWIGKYGYMYRDIQMIRAIMYLAMVLVIGVACFNIVSTLVMAVKDKSADIAVLRTLGAKDGFIRAIFIWYGLLAGLLGSLSGVVIGVIASLQLTNIIRGIEKLVGHSFLSGDIYFIDFLPSELHWLDVLIVLATAIVLSLLASWYPARRASRIDPARVLSGQ; from the coding sequence ATGGCGGGAGCCTCACTGTCCTTCCTGACGGCCCTGCGTTTCAGCCGCGGCCGTAAACGCGGCGGCATGGTGTCGCTGATCTCGGTCATCTCCACCATCGGCATTGCGCTAGGGGTGGCGGTGCTGATCGTCGGCCTGAGCGCGATGAACGGCTTTGAGCGCGAGCTGAAGAACCGAATTCTGGCGGTGGTGCCGCACGGCGAACTCGAGCCGGTCAATCAGCCGTTCAGCGGCTGGCCGTCGATTCTGCAGCGGGTGGAAAAGGTGCAGGGCATTGTGGCCGCCGCGCCGTACATCAACTTTACCGGCCTGATGGAGAACGGCGCGCAGCTGCGCGCGGTGGAAGTCAAAGGCGTTGATCCGCAGCAGGAGAGCCGACTGAGCGCGCTGCCGCAGTATGTGCAGGGTGACGCCTGGGCCAACTTCAAGCCCGGCGAGCAGCAGGTGATCCTCGGTAAGGGCGTGGCCGACGCGCTGGGCGTCAAGCAGGGCGCCTATGTGACGGTGATGATCCCCAACAGCGACCCGGAAATGAAGCTGCTGCAGCCGAAGCGCATCCGTCTGCACGTGACCGGCATTTTGCAGCTCAGCGGCCAGCTCGATCACAGCCTGGCGCTGGTGCCGCTGGCCGATGCGCAGCAGTATCTCGACATGGGTGACAGTGTCACGGGTATCGCTCTCAAGATGAACGACGTGTTCGCCGCCAATAAACTGGTGCGCGACGCCGGCGAAGTGACCAATTCTTATATCTACATCAAAAGCTGGATCGGCAAGTACGGCTACATGTATCGCGATATCCAGATGATCCGCGCCATTATGTACCTGGCGATGGTGCTGGTGATCGGCGTGGCCTGCTTCAACATCGTGTCCACGCTGGTGATGGCGGTGAAAGACAAAAGCGCCGACATCGCGGTGCTGCGCACCCTGGGCGCCAAAGACGGCTTTATCCGCGCCATCTTCATCTGGTATGGGCTGCTGGCCGGGCTGCTGGGCAGCCTGAGCGGCGTGGTGATCGGGGTGATCGCCTCGCTGCAGCTGACCAACATCATCCGGGGCATCGAGAAACTGGTCGGCCACTCCTTCCTGTCGGGCGATATCTACTTCATCGACTTCCTGCCTTCCGAGCTGCACTGGCTGGACGTGCTGATCGTGCTGGCAACCGCCATCGTGCTGAGCCTGTTGGCCAGTTGGTATCCGGCCAGGCGCGCCAGCCGCATCGACCCGGCGCGGGTGCTGAGCGGACAATAA
- the nagK gene encoding N-acetylglucosamine kinase has translation MYYGFDMGGTKIELGVFDDHLQRIWQKRVPTPREDYRQLLATLCDLTLEADAFCGRRGSVGIGIPGLPNDDDGTLFTANVPAAMGRPLPRDLAALIGREVRVDNDANCFALSEAWDDEFRRYPTVLGIILGTGVGGGLIVDGKTVPGRNYIAGEFGHLRLPVDALEVLGRDVPRVACGCGHQGCIENYISGRGFEWMYAHFYGRHLPATEIIAHYQAGEPQAVAHVDRFMDVLAICLGNLLTVLDPHLVVIGGGLSNFDAIYQALPQRLPAHLLRVARLPRIEKARYGDAGGVRGAAFLNLVNREK, from the coding sequence ATGTACTACGGTTTCGATATGGGCGGCACCAAGATTGAGCTGGGGGTGTTCGACGACCACCTGCAGCGCATTTGGCAAAAGCGGGTGCCGACGCCGCGTGAAGATTACCGGCAGCTGCTGGCCACGCTGTGCGATCTGACCCTTGAGGCGGATGCGTTTTGCGGCCGGCGCGGCAGCGTCGGCATCGGCATCCCGGGCCTGCCCAACGACGATGACGGCACGCTGTTTACCGCCAACGTGCCGGCGGCGATGGGGCGGCCGCTGCCGCGCGATCTGGCGGCGCTGATCGGGCGCGAGGTGCGGGTCGATAACGACGCCAACTGCTTTGCGCTGTCGGAGGCCTGGGACGACGAGTTTCGCCGCTACCCGACGGTGCTGGGCATCATCCTCGGCACCGGCGTAGGCGGTGGGCTGATCGTCGACGGCAAGACGGTGCCAGGGCGTAACTATATTGCCGGCGAGTTCGGCCATTTGCGCCTGCCGGTGGACGCGCTCGAGGTCTTGGGGCGTGATGTGCCTCGCGTTGCCTGCGGGTGTGGCCATCAGGGTTGCATTGAAAATTACATATCGGGCCGCGGTTTCGAATGGATGTATGCCCATTTCTATGGCCGGCACTTGCCTGCCACCGAGATCATTGCGCATTATCAGGCGGGTGAGCCGCAGGCGGTGGCTCACGTTGACCGCTTTATGGACGTGCTGGCGATCTGCCTGGGCAACCTGCTGACGGTGCTGGATCCGCACCTGGTGGTGATCGGCGGCGGGCTGTCGAACTTCGACGCCATTTACCAGGCGTTGCCGCAGCGGCTGCCGGCGCACCTGCTGCGGGTGGCCCGGCTGCCGCGCATCGAGAAGGCGCGCTATGGCGACGCCGGCGGCGTGCGCGGCGCAGCGTTCCTCAATTTGGTAAACAGGGAAAAGTAA
- the cobB gene encoding Sir2 family NAD+-dependent deacetylase, which produces MHTRHRLCQFRKSKHVLHQRFRSRIFHRDTMAAAELKKPFVVVLTGAGISAESGIRTFRAADGLWEEHRVEDVATPEGFQRDPALVQAFYNERRRQLQTEEIAPNAAHRALADLEEWLGDNFLLVTQNIDNLHERAGSKRVLHMHGELLKVRCTQSGQVFEWPGDLSVDDRCHCCQFPAPLRPHVVWFGEMPLGMDDIYQALSKADFFVAIGTSGHVYPAAGFVHEARLGGAYAMELNLEPSQVESQFDEKHYGLASEVVPRFVHKFLVGKVARADRP; this is translated from the coding sequence ATGCACACTCGCCATCGGCTGTGTCAGTTTCGCAAGAGTAAGCATGTGCTGCATCAGCGCTTTCGTTCACGCATTTTTCACCGTGACACCATGGCGGCGGCCGAGCTGAAAAAGCCGTTTGTGGTGGTGTTGACCGGGGCCGGCATTTCGGCCGAATCGGGCATTCGCACCTTCCGCGCCGCGGATGGGCTGTGGGAAGAGCACCGGGTGGAGGACGTCGCCACGCCGGAAGGTTTTCAGCGCGATCCGGCGCTGGTGCAGGCGTTTTACAACGAACGCCGCCGCCAGCTGCAGACGGAGGAGATCGCTCCGAATGCCGCGCACCGCGCGCTGGCGGATCTGGAAGAGTGGCTGGGGGACAACTTCCTGCTGGTCACGCAAAACATCGATAACCTGCATGAGCGCGCCGGCAGCAAGCGGGTGCTGCACATGCACGGCGAATTGCTGAAGGTGCGCTGCACCCAGTCGGGCCAGGTGTTCGAATGGCCCGGCGATCTCAGCGTTGACGACCGTTGCCACTGCTGCCAGTTCCCGGCGCCGCTGCGGCCGCACGTGGTGTGGTTCGGCGAGATGCCGCTGGGCATGGACGATATTTATCAAGCGCTGAGCAAGGCCGATTTCTTCGTCGCCATCGGCACCTCCGGCCACGTCTATCCGGCGGCCGGCTTCGTGCATGAGGCGCGGCTGGGCGGCGCCTACGCCATGGAGCTGAACCTGGAGCCGAGCCAGGTGGAGAGCCAGTTCGACGAGAAACACTACGGCCTGGCCAGCGAAGTGGTGCCGCGTTTTGTGCACAAATTCCTGGTGGGCAAGGTGGCGCGGGCCGACAGGCCCTGA
- the potD gene encoding spermidine/putrescine ABC transporter substrate-binding protein PotD → MKKWSHLLAAGMMALSFCSANASDGKTLYFYNWTEYVPPGLLEQFTKETGIKVIYSTYESNESMYAKLKTYKDGAYDLVVPSTYFIAKMSKEGMLQKIDKSKLSHFKDLDPALLNKPFDPNNDYSIPYIWGATAIGVNSDAQEPSTVTSWADLWQPQYKGRLLLTDDAREVFQMALLKLGYSGNTTDPKEIEAAYHELQKLMPNVLAFNSDNPGNPFMEGEVNVGMVWNGSAFVARQAGTPLEIVWPKEGGIFWMDSLAIPANARNVEGALKLIDFLLRPEIAVQVAETIGYPTPNLAAKKLLSPEIANDKSLYPDKAVIEHGEWQNDVGDASTLYESYFQKLKAGR, encoded by the coding sequence ATGAAAAAGTGGTCACATCTGCTCGCAGCCGGGATGATGGCGCTGAGTTTCTGCTCTGCAAACGCCTCTGACGGCAAAACGCTGTATTTCTATAACTGGACTGAATACGTCCCGCCGGGGCTGCTGGAGCAGTTCACCAAGGAAACCGGCATCAAGGTGATCTATTCCACCTATGAATCCAACGAAAGCATGTATGCCAAGCTGAAGACCTATAAAGACGGCGCGTACGATCTGGTGGTGCCTTCCACCTACTTCATCGCCAAGATGAGCAAGGAAGGCATGCTGCAAAAAATCGACAAGAGCAAGCTCAGCCACTTCAAGGATCTCGATCCTGCCCTGCTGAACAAGCCGTTCGATCCTAATAACGACTACTCCATCCCTTACATCTGGGGCGCCACCGCCATCGGCGTTAACAGCGATGCGCAGGAGCCCTCTACCGTCACGTCCTGGGCCGATCTGTGGCAGCCGCAGTACAAAGGCCGCCTGCTGCTGACCGACGACGCGCGCGAAGTGTTCCAGATGGCGCTGCTCAAGCTGGGCTATTCCGGCAACACCACCGACCCGAAAGAGATCGAAGCCGCCTACCACGAACTGCAGAAATTGATGCCGAACGTGCTGGCCTTCAACTCCGACAACCCGGGCAACCCGTTTATGGAAGGGGAAGTCAACGTCGGTATGGTGTGGAACGGTTCGGCCTTCGTGGCGCGCCAGGCCGGCACGCCGCTGGAGATCGTCTGGCCGAAGGAAGGCGGGATCTTCTGGATGGACAGCCTGGCCATTCCGGCCAACGCGCGCAACGTCGAGGGGGCGCTGAAGCTGATCGACTTCCTGCTACGGCCGGAAATCGCGGTGCAGGTGGCGGAAACCATCGGTTACCCGACGCCGAACCTGGCGGCGAAGAAGCTGCTGTCGCCGGAGATCGCCAATGACAAGTCACTCTACCCGGATAAGGCGGTGATTGAGCACGGCGAGTGGCAAAACGACGTCGGCGACGCCAGCACGCTGTACGAAAGCTACTTCCAAAAGCTGAAAGCCGGGCGCTAA
- the potC gene encoding spermidine/putrescine ABC transporter permease PotC, with protein sequence MIGRLLRGGFMTLVYAYLYIPIVILIVNSFNASRFGISWQGATTKWYSTLLNNDSLLQAAGHSLTMAVLSATFATLIGSLTAVALYRYRFRGKPFVGGMLFVVMMSPDIVMAISLLVLFMLLGISLGFWSLLFSHITFCLPFVVVTVYARLKGFDVKMLEAARDLGASEFTILRKIILPLAMPAVAAGWLLSFTLSMDDVVVSSFVTGPSYEILPLKIYSMVKVGVSPEVNALATILLLLSLVLVIASQWVMRDRSPKAE encoded by the coding sequence ATGATCGGACGTCTGCTGCGCGGCGGTTTTATGACGCTGGTATACGCCTACCTGTATATCCCGATCGTCATCCTGATCGTCAACTCCTTCAACGCTTCGCGCTTCGGCATCAGTTGGCAAGGAGCCACCACCAAGTGGTACAGCACGCTGCTGAATAACGACAGCCTGCTGCAGGCCGCCGGCCATTCGCTGACCATGGCGGTGCTCTCCGCCACCTTCGCCACGCTGATCGGCTCGCTGACTGCGGTGGCGCTGTACCGTTACCGCTTCCGCGGCAAGCCGTTCGTCGGTGGCATGCTGTTCGTGGTGATGATGTCGCCGGACATCGTGATGGCCATCTCGTTGCTGGTGCTGTTCATGCTGCTCGGCATTTCGCTCGGCTTCTGGTCGCTGCTGTTCTCGCACATCACCTTTTGCCTGCCGTTCGTGGTGGTGACCGTCTACGCGCGCCTGAAAGGGTTCGACGTGAAGATGCTGGAGGCCGCGCGCGATCTTGGCGCAAGCGAGTTCACCATTCTACGCAAGATCATCCTGCCGCTGGCGATGCCGGCGGTGGCGGCCGGCTGGCTGCTGAGCTTCACCCTGTCAATGGACGACGTGGTCGTCTCCTCCTTCGTCACCGGGCCGAGCTACGAAATCTTGCCGCTGAAGATCTATTCGATGGTGAAAGTCGGCGTCTCGCCGGAGGTCAACGCGCTGGCCACCATTTTGCTGCTGCTGTCGCTGGTGCTGGTGATCGCCAGCCAGTGGGTGATGCGCGATCGCTCGCCCAAGGCCGAGTAG
- the potB gene encoding spermidine/putrescine ABC transporter permease PotB, with product MKKSRKVFQNVVIVGVVAWLLLFVFMPNLMIIATSFLTRDDANLVQMVFTLDNYRRLFDPLYAQVLLHSLNMALIATLCCLVIGYPFAFILARLPQKVRPLLLFLLIVPFWTNSLIRIYGLKLFLSTRGYLNDALLWIGIIDKPLRIMYTSEAVILGLVYILLPFMVMPLYSSIEKLDKSCLEAARDLGASKLQTFIRIIVPLTMPGIIAGCLLVVLPAMGLFFVADLMGGAKNLLIGNVIKSQFLNIRDWPFGAATSICLTLVMGLLLLVYYRAARLLNKKEDLA from the coding sequence ATGAAGAAATCGCGTAAAGTCTTCCAGAATGTGGTGATCGTCGGCGTCGTCGCCTGGCTGCTGCTGTTCGTGTTCATGCCGAACCTGATGATCATCGCCACCAGCTTCCTGACCCGCGACGACGCCAATCTGGTGCAGATGGTGTTCACGCTGGATAACTACCGGCGCTTGTTCGATCCATTGTACGCCCAGGTGCTGCTGCACTCGCTGAACATGGCGCTGATCGCCACCCTGTGCTGCCTGGTGATTGGCTACCCGTTCGCCTTTATCCTGGCGCGGTTGCCGCAGAAGGTGCGGCCGCTGCTGCTGTTTCTGCTGATCGTGCCCTTCTGGACCAACTCGCTGATCCGCATCTACGGCCTGAAGCTGTTTCTCAGCACCCGCGGCTATCTCAACGACGCGCTGCTGTGGATCGGCATCATCGACAAGCCGCTGCGCATCATGTACACCTCGGAAGCGGTGATCCTCGGCCTGGTGTATATTCTGCTGCCGTTTATGGTGATGCCGCTCTACTCCAGCATCGAAAAACTCGATAAGTCCTGCCTGGAGGCGGCGCGCGATCTCGGCGCCAGCAAGCTGCAGACCTTTATCCGCATCATCGTGCCGCTGACCATGCCGGGCATTATCGCCGGCTGCCTGCTGGTGGTGCTGCCGGCGATGGGGCTGTTCTTCGTCGCCGATCTGATGGGCGGCGCCAAGAATCTGCTGATCGGCAACGTGATTAAAAGCCAGTTCCTCAATATCCGCGACTGGCCGTTCGGCGCGGCTACCAGCATCTGCCTGACGCTGGTGATGGGGCTGTTGCTGCTGGTCTATTACCGGGCCGCCCGCCTGCTGAACAAGAAGGAGGATCTGGCATGA
- the potA gene encoding spermidine/putrescine ABC transporter ATP-binding protein PotA has product MTETSSLTPLVELHALSKAFDGKTIIADLELAINHGEFLTILGPSGCGKTTVLRLIAGLEDADRGRIVLDGQDITAIPAEHRHVNTVFQSYALFPHMSVFDNVAFGLRMQKVPAAELTPRVEEALRMVQLDAFAKRRPGQLSGGQQQRVAIARAVVNKPKVLLLDESLSALDYKLRKQMQNELKALQRKLGITFVFVTHDQEEALTMSDRIVVMREGRIEQDGTPREIYEEPKNLFVASFIGEINIFDAVVLQRLDAQRVRANVEGRECDIYADLPVEPGQKLKVLLRPEDLRVEEVNDSAQHDGLIGYVRERNYKGMTLESVVELESGKTVMVSEFFNEDDPDVDHSLNQKMAVTWVESWEVVLADEEIA; this is encoded by the coding sequence ATGACTGAGACATCCTCTCTGACTCCCCTTGTTGAACTGCATGCCCTGAGCAAAGCGTTCGATGGCAAAACCATCATTGCCGATCTCGAACTGGCGATTAACCACGGCGAATTCCTCACCATTCTCGGCCCCTCCGGCTGTGGCAAAACCACGGTGCTGCGCCTGATCGCCGGTCTTGAAGACGCCGATCGGGGCCGCATCGTGCTCGACGGCCAGGACATCACCGCCATTCCGGCCGAACATCGCCACGTCAACACCGTGTTTCAGAGCTATGCCCTGTTTCCGCACATGTCGGTGTTCGACAACGTCGCCTTTGGCCTGCGCATGCAAAAGGTGCCGGCGGCGGAACTGACGCCGCGCGTCGAAGAGGCGCTGCGCATGGTGCAGTTGGATGCGTTCGCCAAGCGGCGGCCGGGCCAGCTCTCCGGCGGCCAACAGCAGCGCGTGGCCATCGCCCGCGCAGTGGTCAACAAGCCGAAGGTGCTGCTGCTGGACGAATCGCTGTCGGCGCTGGACTACAAGCTGCGCAAACAGATGCAGAACGAGCTGAAGGCGCTGCAGCGCAAGCTGGGCATCACCTTCGTGTTCGTCACCCACGATCAGGAAGAAGCGCTGACCATGTCGGATCGCATCGTGGTGATGCGTGAAGGCCGCATCGAGCAAGACGGCACGCCGCGTGAGATCTACGAAGAGCCGAAGAACCTGTTCGTCGCCAGCTTTATCGGCGAGATCAACATCTTCGACGCGGTGGTCTTGCAGCGCCTCGATGCGCAGCGGGTGCGCGCCAACGTCGAAGGCCGCGAGTGCGACATCTATGCCGATCTGCCGGTAGAGCCGGGCCAAAAGCTGAAGGTGCTGCTGCGCCCGGAGGATCTGCGGGTAGAAGAAGTGAACGACAGCGCGCAGCACGACGGGCTGATCGGCTACGTGCGCGAGCGCAACTACAAAGGCATGACGCTGGAGTCGGTGGTTGAGCTGGAGAGCGGTAAAACGGTGATGGTCAGCGAGTTCTTCAATGAAGACGATCCGGACGTCGACCACTCGCTCAATCAGAAGATGGCGGTGACCTGGGTTGAAAGCTGGGAGGTGGTGCTGGCCGATGAAGAAATCGCGTAA
- the pepT gene encoding peptidase T, producing the protein MDKLLDRFFNYVSFDTQSKANVKHVPSTDGQLKLARALQQEMIALGFERVSLSEHGCVMGTWPGNVAWPVPAVGFIAHLDTSPDFSGKHVNPQIVENYRGGDIALGIGDEVLSPVMFPILHQMLGQTLITTDGKTLLGADDKAGIAEILTAMVRLRARKVPHGDIRVAFTPDEEVGKGAQLFDVAAFNAEWAYTMDGGGVGELECENFNAASVTIKILGNSVHPGSAKGVMVNALSLATRIHQALPADESPETTEGYQGFYHLSSIKGSVERAEMHYILRDFEREGFEARKRKMVDIAREVGKGLPRDCYIEVSIEDSYYNMREQVAEHPHVIALAQQAMRDCDIEPVMKPIRGGTDGAQLSFRGLPCPNLFTGGYNYHGKHEFVTLEGMEQAVAVIMRIAALAAERAR; encoded by the coding sequence ATGGACAAATTACTTGACCGCTTTTTCAACTACGTCTCTTTCGACACCCAGTCCAAAGCGAACGTAAAGCATGTGCCGAGCACCGACGGGCAGTTGAAGCTGGCGCGTGCGTTGCAGCAGGAAATGATCGCGCTCGGCTTCGAGCGGGTGTCGCTCAGCGAACACGGCTGCGTGATGGGCACCTGGCCGGGCAACGTCGCCTGGCCGGTGCCGGCGGTCGGTTTTATCGCCCATCTGGATACCTCGCCGGATTTCAGTGGCAAACACGTCAATCCGCAGATCGTCGAGAACTATCGCGGCGGCGACATCGCGCTCGGCATCGGTGATGAAGTGCTGTCGCCGGTGATGTTCCCGATCCTGCACCAGATGCTGGGACAGACCCTGATCACTACCGACGGCAAAACGCTGCTGGGCGCCGACGACAAGGCCGGCATCGCCGAGATCCTCACCGCCATGGTGCGCCTGCGTGCGCGCAAAGTCCCGCACGGCGACATCCGTGTGGCCTTCACCCCGGACGAGGAGGTGGGCAAGGGGGCGCAGCTGTTCGACGTGGCGGCCTTCAATGCCGAATGGGCTTACACCATGGACGGCGGCGGCGTCGGCGAGCTGGAGTGCGAGAACTTCAACGCCGCCTCGGTGACGATCAAAATCCTCGGCAACAGCGTGCACCCCGGCAGCGCCAAGGGCGTGATGGTCAACGCGCTGTCGCTGGCCACCCGCATTCATCAGGCGCTGCCGGCGGACGAATCGCCGGAGACCACCGAAGGCTACCAGGGCTTTTATCACCTCAGCAGCATCAAGGGCAGCGTAGAGCGCGCCGAAATGCACTATATCCTGCGCGACTTCGAGCGCGAGGGGTTTGAAGCGCGCAAGCGCAAGATGGTGGACATCGCCCGCGAGGTCGGCAAAGGCCTGCCGCGCGATTGCTATATCGAAGTGAGCATCGAAGACAGCTATTACAACATGCGCGAACAGGTGGCGGAGCACCCGCATGTGATCGCGCTGGCGCAGCAGGCGATGCGCGACTGCGACATCGAACCGGTGATGAAGCCGATCCGCGGCGGCACCGACGGCGCGCAGCTGTCGTTCCGCGGCCTGCCGTGCCCGAACCTGTTCACCGGCGGCTACAACTACCACGGCAAGCACGAATTCGTGACCCTGGAAGGCATGGAGCAAGCGGTGGCGGTGATCATGCGCATCGCGGCGCTGGCCGCCGAGCGGGCGCGGTAA
- a CDS encoding malate/lactate/ureidoglycolate dehydrogenase, translating into MSTEYRIASPHLAQFVQAIWRQAGSTAREAELVADHLVQANLAGHDSHGVGMIPSYMASLAQGQLQLNQHAEVVRDAGAVLTLDGARGFGQVVASEAMALGIERAGKLGLAAVALHNAHHIGRIGHWAEQCARAGFISIHFVNVVGDPMVAPFGGSDRRFGTNPFCAIFPRPGRTPLLLDFATSGIAFGKTRVAYNKGLSVAPGYLIDEHGQPTTEPKVMHEAPFGSLLPFGLHKGYALAAMCEILGGALSGGRTTHDATLKADSDAIFNCMTTLILDPQAFDAPQMQAEAEAFIGWVKASPPSGEQPIAVPGEWEEANRAARLEQGIPIDANTWRQICAAAEQAGMAAGELADYRAQARQA; encoded by the coding sequence ATGAGCACCGAATACCGTATCGCCAGCCCGCATTTGGCGCAGTTCGTTCAGGCGATTTGGCGCCAGGCCGGCAGCACGGCGCGTGAAGCCGAGCTGGTGGCCGATCATTTGGTGCAGGCCAATCTGGCCGGGCACGACTCGCACGGCGTCGGCATGATCCCCAGCTACATGGCGTCGTTGGCGCAGGGGCAATTGCAGCTCAATCAGCATGCTGAGGTGGTGCGCGACGCCGGCGCGGTGCTGACGCTCGACGGTGCGCGCGGCTTCGGTCAGGTGGTGGCCAGCGAAGCGATGGCGCTGGGCATTGAACGCGCCGGCAAGCTGGGCCTGGCGGCGGTGGCGCTGCACAACGCGCACCATATCGGCCGTATCGGCCATTGGGCGGAGCAGTGCGCTCGCGCCGGTTTCATTTCGATTCACTTCGTCAACGTGGTGGGCGATCCGATGGTGGCGCCGTTCGGCGGCAGCGATCGTCGCTTCGGCACCAACCCGTTCTGCGCCATTTTCCCGCGGCCGGGCCGCACGCCGCTGCTGTTGGATTTTGCCACCAGCGGTATCGCCTTCGGCAAGACCCGGGTGGCCTATAACAAAGGGCTGTCGGTGGCGCCGGGCTATCTGATCGACGAACACGGGCAGCCGACCACCGAACCGAAAGTGATGCACGAAGCGCCGTTCGGTTCGCTGCTGCCGTTCGGCTTGCACAAAGGCTATGCGCTGGCGGCGATGTGCGAAATCCTCGGCGGCGCGCTCTCCGGCGGCCGCACCACCCACGACGCCACGCTGAAAGCCGACAGCGACGCCATCTTCAACTGCATGACGACCCTGATCCTCGATCCTCAGGCCTTCGACGCCCCGCAAATGCAGGCCGAAGCCGAAGCCTTTATCGGCTGGGTGAAAGCTTCGCCGCCGAGCGGCGAACAGCCGATCGCCGTCCCGGGAGAGTGGGAAGAGGCCAACCGCGCTGCGCGGCTGGAGCAGGGCATCCCGATCGATGCCAATACCTGGCGGCAGATTTGTGCTGCGGCGGAGCAGGCGGGCATGGCGGCGGGGGAACTGGCGGATTATCGCGCGCAGGCGCGGCAGGCATAA
- a CDS encoding cupin domain-containing protein, with product MDYQLDLDWNDFLQRYWQKRPVILKRGFKNFIDPISPDELAGLAMENEVDSRLVSHQDGRWQVAHGPFESFDHLSENNWSLLVQAVDHWHEPSAALMRPFRQLPDWRMDDLMISFSVPGGGVGPHLDQYDVFIIQGTGRRRWRVGEKTPLKQHCPHPDLLQVEPFDAIIDEEMEPGDILYIPPGFPHEGYALENALNYSVGFRAPNGRELVSGFADYVLARELGSKRYGDPDVKLREHPAEILPQEVDALRQMMLDLVQQPEHFQHWFGEFISQSRHELDLAPPEPPYQAGEIYELLQQGEALQRLGGLRVLRVGDRCFVNGELIDTDQLQAADALCQNFSVDAALLGDAVDDPSFLALLTALVNSGYWYFND from the coding sequence ATGGATTATCAATTAGACCTGGACTGGAACGATTTTTTGCAACGTTATTGGCAAAAGCGTCCGGTGATTCTGAAGCGCGGCTTCAAAAACTTTATCGATCCGATCTCCCCGGATGAGCTGGCCGGGCTGGCGATGGAAAACGAAGTGGACAGCCGCCTGGTCAGCCACCAGGACGGCCGTTGGCAGGTCGCGCACGGCCCCTTCGAGAGCTTCGACCACCTGAGCGAAAACAACTGGTCGCTGCTGGTGCAGGCGGTGGACCACTGGCATGAGCCTTCCGCCGCGCTGATGCGCCCGTTCCGCCAACTGCCGGACTGGCGGATGGATGACCTGATGATCTCCTTCTCGGTGCCGGGCGGCGGCGTCGGCCCGCACCTCGATCAGTACGACGTGTTCATCATTCAGGGCACCGGCCGCCGCCGCTGGCGCGTCGGGGAAAAAACGCCGCTGAAACAGCACTGCCCGCACCCGGATCTGCTGCAGGTCGAACCGTTCGACGCCATCATCGACGAAGAGATGGAACCGGGCGACATTCTCTATATTCCGCCGGGCTTCCCGCATGAAGGCTACGCGCTGGAAAACGCGCTCAACTACTCGGTGGGCTTCCGCGCGCCGAACGGCCGCGAGCTGGTGAGCGGCTTCGCCGACTACGTGCTGGCGCGCGAGCTCGGCAGCAAGCGCTACGGCGATCCGGACGTTAAACTGCGCGAACACCCGGCGGAGATCCTGCCGCAGGAAGTGGACGCCTTACGGCAGATGATGCTGGATCTGGTGCAACAGCCGGAACACTTCCAGCACTGGTTCGGCGAGTTCATCTCCCAGTCGCGCCACGAGCTGGATCTGGCGCCGCCGGAGCCACCGTATCAGGCCGGGGAAATCTACGAGCTGCTGCAACAGGGTGAAGCGCTGCAGCGCTTGGGTGGGTTGCGCGTGCTGCGCGTCGGCGATCGCTGCTTCGTCAACGGCGAGCTGATCGACACCGACCAGCTGCAGGCCGCAGACGCCCTGTGCCAAAACTTTAGCGTCGATGCCGCCCTGCTCGGCGACGCGGTAGACGACCCGTCGTTCCTGGCGCTGCTGACCGCGCTGGTCAACAGCGGGTATTGGTACTTTAACGACTGA